A single window of Lutzomyia longipalpis isolate SR_M1_2022 chromosome 1, ASM2433408v1 DNA harbors:
- the LOC129797513 gene encoding glutamate--cysteine ligase → MGLLAEGSPLSWEETKKLADHVRKHGIEQFIHLYARLRDRQGDVLKWGDEIEYILVKFDDEKKTARVSLRAKEILALLNEKEQADPEGVKSLWRPEYGAYMIEGTPGKPYGGLLAHFNVVEANMRYRRMELSSLVPPGETVLSVTNFPRLGCGVFTYPEAHPTPDDENSAARSLYFPDEGTYDGHPRFKSLTRNIRMRRGEKVAIKLKVFKDENTKLPVEGSPPGEPDVVLMDAMGFGMGCCCLQLTFQACNITEARTLYDQLTPLCPIMLALSAASPVYRGFLTESDCRWNVISASVDCRTAEERGEKPLKEGQFRIYKSRYDSIDSYLSPAGEKYNDVPLVYDEAIYQRLREGDIDHLLAQHIAHLFIRDTVSMFSEMIHQNDEEDTNHFENIQSTNWQTMRFKPPPPNSSIGWRVEFRPCELQLTEFENAAIVCFVVLLTRVILSYKLDFLIPISKVDENMQKAQKRNACREETFWFKKHVTGQMKNGETVVENGVTDIEDEYELMTIDQIINGKPDSFPGLVPLIHSYLGSMDVDADTHCTIQQYLKLIQKRASGELLTTASWIRQQVINHPDYKKDSVVSERINYDLLKMCKEIQDDERQCPELLGQGNNSKTKDNIPQAIQKHLTIANACT, encoded by the exons ATGGGTCTTTTAGCTGAAGGCAGCCCACTCAGCTGGGAGGAAACGAAGAAGTTGGCCGACCACGTGCGAAAGCATGGCATTGAGCAATTCATTCATCTCTACGCACGCCTGCGGGATCGCCAGGGGGATGTACTAAAGTGGGGTGATGAAATTGAGTATATTCTCGTGAAGTTTGACGATGAGAAGAAGACAGCAAGGGTATCTCTGCGTGCCAAGGAAATTCTGGCACTTCTCAATGAGAAGGAACAAGCCGATCCGGAGGGTGTAAAATCCCTCTGGCGACCCGAATATGGGGCCTACATGATTGAGGGTACACCTGGGAAGCCATATGGGGGTCTCTTGGCACATTTTAATGTTGTCGAAGCAAATATGCGCTACAGACGGATGGAATTGTCGAGTTTGGTACCTCCCGGTGAGACTGTTCTCTCAGTCACAAATTTTCCCAG GCTGGGTTGTGGTGTCTTCACATACCCAGAAGCTCACCCAACACCCGATGATGAGAACTCCGCAGCTAGATCACTGTATTTTCCTGATGAAGGAACCTACGATGGGCATCCGAGATTTAAATCACTAACACGAAATATCCGCATGAGACGCGGCGAGAAGGTGGCCATAAAGTTGAAGGTGTTCAAGGATGAGAATACAAAACTTCCCGTCGAGGGTAGCCCACCTGGGGAGCCGGATGTCGTTCTAATGGATGCCATGGGCTTCGGGATGGGCTGCTGTTGCCTCCAGTTGACTTTCCAGGCGTGCAATATCACCGAAGCTCGCACCTTGTACGACCAGCTAACCCCATTGTGCCCCATTATGTTGGCCCTGAGTGCTGCTTCACCCGTCTACCGGGGATTCCTCACAGAGTCCGATTGTCGGTGGAATGTGATTAGCGCCTCTGTGGATTGCCGGACAGCGGAGGAACGCGGTGAGAAGCCACTCAAAGAGGGACAATTTCGAATCTACAAATCTCGCTATGATTCCATCGATTCGTACCTGTCGCCAGCTGGTGAAAA ATACAATGACGTGCCTTTGGTTTACGACGAAGCGATCTACCAACGACTACGCGAGGGTGATATTGACCATTTGCTGGCCCAGCACATTGCTCATCTATTTATACGGGACACCGTGTCAATGTTCAGTGAGATGATCCATCAGAATGATGAGGAGGACACGAATCACTTTGAGAATATCCAATCGACAAATTGGCAGACGATGCGCTTTAAGCCCCCACCGCCGAATTCATCAATTGGTTGGCGCGTTGAATTTCGTCCTTGTGAGCTACAGTTGACGGAGTTTGAGAATGCAGCCATTGTGTGCTTCGTGGTGCTCCTCACGCGTGTCATTCTGTCCTACAAGCTGGACTTTCTCATTCCAATCAGTAAAGTCGATGAGAACATGCAGAAGGCACAGAAGCGCAATGCCTGTCGCGAGGAGACCTTCTGGTTCAAAAAGCACGTCACGGGGCAGATGAAGAATGGAGAGACCGTCGTGGAGAATGGTGTGACGGACATTGAGGATGAATATGAGCTGATGACAATCGATCAAATTATCAATGGGAAG CCTGACTCATTCCCGGGACTCGTGCCACTAATCCACAGCTACTTGGGCTCAATGGATGTGGATGCAGATACTCACTGTACCATTCAGCAGTACTTAAAACTCATACAGAAACGAGCATCAGGTGAATTGCTCACAACAGCATCGTGGATCCGACAGCAGGTTATCAATCATCCGGATTATAA AAAAGATTCCGTTGTGAGCGAGAGgataaattatgatttattgaAGATGTGCAAAGAGATTCAGGACGATGAGAGGCAGTGTCCGGAATTGCTGGGACAGGGGAACAATTCGAAAACGAAAGATAACATTCCGCAAGCCATACAGAAGCACCTGACCATTGCAAATGCCTGTACTTAA